The Haloterrigena turkmenica DSM 5511 genome includes the window CCAGCGCCGCTTCGGGATCGCGATACCGCAGCGGGTGGGCCAGCGAGACGAGCCGACTGGCGCCGGACAGCGCCGCCAGCCCGCGCTCGAACGACGGAACGTCCCGCGCCACGTAGCACGGGTCGCCGTAGCCGATGAGTTCGTCGAAGGCGTCCTGATAGCCGTACTCGACGTCGGGATGGGCCTCGATCGCCCGGGCGACGTGGGGGCGTCCGAACCCCTCGTCGACGGTCACGCCCAGATCGACGTCCAGCCGCGTCTCCACGCAGTCGACGATCGCCCGCCCTCGCTCGATGCGATTTCGCTGGATCCGATCGACGATTCCCTCGAGTTCCGGGGTCGGCTCGACGCCGTATCCGAGCAGATCGACCCGCTCGCCGTGGGGCGTCTCGACTCGGAGTTCGATCCCGTTGACGAGCGTCACGCCGTCGCGCTCGACCACCGGCGCGTCGAACGGCTGGAGCCGATCGTGGTCGGTCACCGCGACCACTTCGACACCCCCGTAACGGGCGGCATCGGGGATCGACTCGAGATCGAGACTCCCGTCCGAGCGCGTCGTGTGGACGTGCAGATCGGCGTAGGGCATCTACTCGAGTCGAGGGCTGCCGGTCGTAAAGCCGTTTCTCCGCGCCCGACCTGACCGAACCTGCCCTCGATCTCGACGCCGCCGACTGATATATTAGGTGTAATAGGTGTCCAATGCCACTAGCAGACATACATGGACAATGTTTATAATTATCGTTCACAGAAGATAGGGTGTAATGTTGCTCAACGGCACCGGCGAGGTCATCGACGACCACGAGTATCCCGCCACCACCGAGGAACTGATCGAAAACTACGGCGATCGAACCCTCGAACTCCCGAACGGGTCCGAGACGGTCGGCGATGTACTCGCCCGCCTCGAGTCGGAGACCTTCGAATACCCCGAGGAGGCGCGCTTCGCCGTCTACTCCGCGGTCAGCGACAAGGCCATCGGCCGCGTCGGCTACAGCGACCGCGATCCGACACCGACCGGCAGTCCGTACTCGCCCGACGCGGTTTCCTTCTAACCAAACTTTTGCGCTGTCGTTCGGAAGACGCTTCGCGTCTTCCGTGATGACGAAAGGCGCTTCGCGCCTTTCGAACCACGGGTGCGCCGAAGGCGCACCCTCGGCAAAACTTTGATGAAAAGCACTCCTCCTTCCTTTCCGTTCGCGTTGCTCACTCCAAGTCAGTCGTCGGCCCGCTCGCTCCCTACGGTCGCTCGCGGGTGCTAATAGTAGACTCTCCGCCTGTGGTACGTACAAGTAGCTGTACCGAGCGCGAGCGAAGCGAGCGCTCGGCCTTTTTCATCAAAGTTTTTGCGCGGGGTTCGAGCGAGGACCTTGCGCAAAAAGTTTGGTTCTAGAAATTGTCGATAACCGGAATCCCGACCGTTTCGAAGTCGGTCATCGACTCGAGTTTGTCGCTGACGTCCTCGAGGCCGATGGTTTCGGAGACGACCTTCTCGGGCTCGAGTTTCCCCGTCGAGACCATCCGGAAGATCTCGTCGTAGCGGGTCGGTGGCATCCCCAGCGAGCCGATGAACTCGATCTCCTGCATGACCATCGCGTCAGTAGGGAGGGAGACCATCCCCTGTTCGTCCTGCGTGGTGAGGCCGACCTGGATGTGCTGGCCGTGGGCGTCGAGACTCGAGACGGAGTTCTGGCTGGTCGTCGCGATACCCAGCGCGTCCATCGAGACGTTGGCACCGCCGTCGGTGATCGCCTGTACCTCACCGGGGACGTCCTCGACGTCCTCGGCGTTGACCGCCTCGACGGCACCGAGTTCGCGGGCTTTCTCGAGTTTCTCGTCTGTCAGATCGACCGCGACGACGTTCGCGCCCAGCGCGTCGGCGATGTGGACCGCCGAGAGGCCGACCCCGCCGCAGCCGTGGACCGAGACCCAGTCGCCCGCGCCGACGTCCGCGCGGTGGGCCAGCGCGTGGAACGACGTCATGAACCGACAGCCCAGCCCGGCCATATCGACCGACGAGACGCCGTCGGGGAGTTTCACGAGGTTGTGATCGGCGACCGGAACGTGGACCTGTTCGGCGAACGCCCCCTGGGCCTGCTCAACGAAGCCCAGCGGCATCACGTTCTCGCAGATGTTCGAGTGGCCTCGCTGACACCGCGGACAGCTCCCGTCGCCGAGGTTGAAGGGAACAGCGACGTGCTCGCCTTCCGCGACGCTCTCGACCTCGTCGCCGACGGCGACGACGCGCCCGGCGGGCTCGTGGCCGAGAATCTGTCCCGGCTGGGTCTCGAGGCCGAGCCATCCCCAGTCGCCCTGCCAGCCGTGCCAGTCGCTCCGGCAGACGCCGCAGGCTTCGAGTTCGACGACGGCCCCGTCGGGCGCCGGCTCCGGTGCGTCGACGTCTTCGATCGAGAGCGGTTCGCCGTGCTCCTCGAGGACTGCTGCACGCATACTGCTGAGCATTGGTACCGTGTCTCATATAGGTGCGCGTCGTTCTCACGGGGTGCAGTCGGCCCTCCCGTGATCGCTTCGCGGCGATCGGAATCGGTTGCAGTCGCTGTTCATCGGAATCGATTCGACGGATCGGCGGAACGGCGGGGTCAGTTCAGAATGTCGATCGCGCCCGCCAGATCGAGCGGAACCCGACCTTTCGTGTAGCCTTCGACGCGGCCGTCGGGCCGGACACGGTAGACGACGGCCGGCCGGTGGCGCACGTCAGGTTGTTCAGCGCGAACGGCGTTCCAGGCATCGTCGCGGAAACTCGAGCAGTCGACGAACAGGACGGCGCCGCCGCCGTGTTCGGCCAGTTGACCGTTGGTCTTGGTCTCGGCGGTGTCTCGGACGGCGGCGACGGGACCCGCCGCCGCGCGGTTAATCGGCGGCTGGGGTCGGGTCACCTCGACGAGGACGTTCGTATTCTCGTCCTCGGCGCGGAAATCCAGCGAGTGCCCCGTCGTGACCTCGATCTCGGGTTCGACGTCGTAGCCGGCGTCCGTGAGGATCTTCGCGGCGATGAACTCGGCCATCGCGGCGCTCATACGGACGCGGTCGACGTGGTCGCTGGTGCCGAGTTTCCCCGACATGACGTGTCGGTACTCGTCCAGAACGCCCGTGCTGAGGAAGTCCTCGAAGAATCCGGTCGTCTCCCGACGCCCGGCGTCGGGGAAGCCGGCGGCGTGTTCGCCGAAGAAGGCCCGCGTCGACTCGCGGCCGTCCTTGGACATGAACACGGGGAGGAAAAACCACGAGAGGTGCGGGTAGTCGGCCAGCCACGGATCCTCCTCGTGGAGCGTCGAGAGCAGTTCCCGCTGGGCCCACCGCGAGACGTGATAGGGGATCTCGCGCCAGCCGAACTTGTCGGTCTTCCACAGCGACGAAGGCGTCTCGGTATTGCCCATCCAGTAGGCTCCCTCGTCGTTTCGCGCGAAGAGCGCGACGTCGCCGTTTTGCATCTCGAAGCGGTGTGTCTCCCAGTCGGCGCCGATATCGAACCGCGGCGCCACTGCGCGGGCCCCGATGTTCGACCGGAGCGGCTGGAGAATCTCGTGTCGGACCCTCTCCTCGCTCCACGAGGCGGGCGAATACCGAAAGCGAAGCGGCCGTGCCACGCTCTCACTACGCCGGCGGGGTGCATACGTGTTACGTGTCGGATCGACATGAGGGACCGTTACATTGATGTGGGACAACCACCAACACGTGTACACTTACCATGTCAATGGGTGCCTATGACGAAGACGAACACGAGCGACGCGAACAGCAGGCGTCCAGAGTCGATGCCGATTTCGACGACGAGCGGACGATCTACCACGGCGAAGTCGAGTACGACTCCGGCGAGTCGACCGAAGCGCTACTCGACCAGTTCGAGCAGATGAAATCGAACTAGTGCGATCCGTCCCCCGCCGCTTTCCTCCCGTCGGAATCTCGCCGTCACACCGATAGCGGTGCGTCCGCGTTCAGAACGGCCTCGAAGTCCGACGCGATCACCGACCGATCACTCGAGGGCGTCCCATCCGGGCGTCCCGGGCGCGCCGCGGTCGTCCTCAACCTCGGTAGCGACGTCGGGGTCGGGAACCGTCCCGTCCGCTGCCGCTCGTCGCCGGTGCCACTCCCGGATTGCCGGCCCGACCCACGATTCGTCGCGGTCCCGTTCCGAGTCCGGAGCGTCGTCGCTCCGGTCGTCACCCGCGTCGCTGTCGGTACTCGAGTCACGGTGATCAGTCGCCGTCTCGTCCGACGCGGCCTCGAGCGCTCGCTCTTTGCCCCACTCGTAGTGGTACTCGGAAATCGCCAGCGTGCCTGGACTCGAGGCCGCGGCGACGGCCAGACACTCCGCGCGGTCGGCGGCCGTCAGCGTTCCGTTCGCCGTGCGCTCGACGATTCCCTCGAGATCCTCGGGTCTGGGATGAGCGAACAGTTTCGCGCCGAGCGCCTGCGATCC containing:
- a CDS encoding PHP domain-containing protein, yielding MPYADLHVHTTRSDGSLDLESIPDAARYGGVEVVAVTDHDRLQPFDAPVVERDGVTLVNGIELRVETPHGERVDLLGYGVEPTPELEGIVDRIQRNRIERGRAIVDCVETRLDVDLGVTVDEGFGRPHVARAIEAHPDVEYGYQDAFDELIGYGDPCYVARDVPSFERGLAALSGASRLVSLAHPLRYRDPEAALGLTAEPDLEAVELHYPYGRDDVDVDVVERAVERNGLLVTGGSDAHETELGVEGLSRREYEATTIADS
- a CDS encoding DUF5789 family protein; its protein translation is MLLNGTGEVIDDHEYPATTEELIENYGDRTLELPNGSETVGDVLARLESETFEYPEEARFAVYSAVSDKAIGRVGYSDRDPTPTGSPYSPDAVSF
- a CDS encoding zinc-dependent alcohol dehydrogenase family protein, whose translation is MRAAVLEEHGEPLSIEDVDAPEPAPDGAVVELEACGVCRSDWHGWQGDWGWLGLETQPGQILGHEPAGRVVAVGDEVESVAEGEHVAVPFNLGDGSCPRCQRGHSNICENVMPLGFVEQAQGAFAEQVHVPVADHNLVKLPDGVSSVDMAGLGCRFMTSFHALAHRADVGAGDWVSVHGCGGVGLSAVHIADALGANVVAVDLTDEKLEKARELGAVEAVNAEDVEDVPGEVQAITDGGANVSMDALGIATTSQNSVSSLDAHGQHIQVGLTTQDEQGMVSLPTDAMVMQEIEFIGSLGMPPTRYDEIFRMVSTGKLEPEKVVSETIGLEDVSDKLESMTDFETVGIPVIDNF
- a CDS encoding DUF5784 family protein; this translates as MARPLRFRYSPASWSEERVRHEILQPLRSNIGARAVAPRFDIGADWETHRFEMQNGDVALFARNDEGAYWMGNTETPSSLWKTDKFGWREIPYHVSRWAQRELLSTLHEEDPWLADYPHLSWFFLPVFMSKDGRESTRAFFGEHAAGFPDAGRRETTGFFEDFLSTGVLDEYRHVMSGKLGTSDHVDRVRMSAAMAEFIAAKILTDAGYDVEPEIEVTTGHSLDFRAEDENTNVLVEVTRPQPPINRAAAGPVAAVRDTAETKTNGQLAEHGGGAVLFVDCSSFRDDAWNAVRAEQPDVRHRPAVVYRVRPDGRVEGYTKGRVPLDLAGAIDILN
- a CDS encoding DUF5786 family protein codes for the protein MSMGAYDEDEHERREQQASRVDADFDDERTIYHGEVEYDSGESTEALLDQFEQMKSN